One stretch of Akkermansia massiliensis DNA includes these proteins:
- the nifJ gene encoding pyruvate:ferredoxin (flavodoxin) oxidoreductase, whose product MSDQTTVTYSTIDANEAVASVAYRFSEVIAIYPITPSSPMGESAESWAAVNRKNLWGTVPSVVEMQSEGGAAGTVHGALQTGAMATTFTASQGLLLMIPNMFKIAGELTPAVFHVAARSLAYQGLSIFGDHSDVMSARSCGWAMLCGSSTQEAADFAAISHAATLESRVPFMNFFDGFRTSHEIGKIADITDDTLNGMIKQEWADSFRERALTPDAPVLRGTAQNPDVYFQGRETVNQFYEATPAIVQKAMDRFADLTGRSYHLVDYSGAPDAERVIILMGSGAEAVEETVEAMIARENAKVGVLKVRLFRPFPAAELIKALPATVRKIAVLDRTKEPGSQGEPLHQDVIQALFDAQGSGTLPFTNGMPKVVGGRYGLSSKEFTPAMVKGVYDSLEQDAPKNHFTIGINDDVLGTSLPYDEDYSTEADDVTRAMFFGLGSDGTVGANKDAIKIIGQHTDLYVQGYFVYDSKKAGSSTISHLRFGPRPIKSTYLITKANFLALHQPTLLNLFDFLKNAANGATFLMNSPHPADKLWDTLPARMQQQILDKNLKLYTIDAFSVARKTGMGGRINMIMQTCFFKLAGVIPADEAIGYIKKAIAKTYAKKGQEVVDKNIAAVDATLENLHQVDTTGKTITGHAIPPVMSADAPDYVQNVLGKMMCGEGDSIPVSQMPVDGTFPNGTSQYEKRNLALDLPEWDPALCIQCGKCTAVCPHAAIRSKFFSPDALSGAPEGFECLDAKHPDWKGEKFVIQVSPNDCTGCTLCSDVCPAKSKTDPTHKALTMVPTLKIHDKEEANWDFFMSLPDVDRTKVRTDNIRSMQVLRPLFEFSGACAGCGETPYVKMLSQLFGNRLVVANATGCSSIYGGNLPTTPWSHDSEGRGPAWSNSLFEDNAEFGLGFRVSLDKQMEHAIELLHEAAGIVGQELVDQILTNPQKDEADIAQQRENVAELKKRITGKPECARLLTMADKLVRKSVWILGGDGWAYDIGYGGLDHILASGRNVKVLVMDTEVYSNTGGQCSKSTPRAAVAKFATTGKPGVKKDLGLMAMTYGNVYVASVALGAKDEHTLKAFVEAEAYDGPAIIIAYSHCISHGINMAKGLQQQKAWVDSGRILLYRYNPDLALQGKNPLIVEGKGPKGDLRDVLLSENRFKLLAKTNKEGFEKLLEEAQKDVWHRWNLYQSIANMGADKSAE is encoded by the coding sequence ATGAGTGATCAGACAACCGTAACTTACAGCACGATTGACGCTAACGAAGCCGTAGCCTCCGTAGCCTATCGTTTTTCTGAAGTCATTGCCATTTACCCCATTACACCGTCCTCTCCGATGGGTGAATCAGCCGAAAGCTGGGCCGCTGTCAACCGGAAGAACCTGTGGGGCACCGTTCCCTCCGTGGTGGAAATGCAGAGTGAAGGCGGCGCGGCAGGCACCGTTCACGGCGCCCTCCAGACCGGAGCCATGGCAACTACCTTCACCGCATCCCAGGGCCTCCTGCTGATGATCCCGAACATGTTCAAGATCGCAGGGGAACTGACTCCGGCCGTGTTCCATGTGGCCGCCCGTTCCCTGGCCTACCAGGGCCTCTCCATTTTCGGCGACCACAGCGACGTGATGAGCGCCCGCTCCTGCGGCTGGGCCATGCTGTGCGGCTCCTCCACGCAGGAAGCCGCGGATTTTGCCGCCATTTCCCACGCCGCCACGCTGGAATCCCGCGTTCCGTTCATGAACTTCTTTGACGGCTTCCGCACGTCCCATGAAATCGGCAAGATTGCAGATATCACGGACGATACGCTGAACGGCATGATCAAGCAGGAATGGGCGGACTCCTTCCGCGAACGCGCCCTGACGCCTGACGCTCCCGTGCTGCGCGGCACCGCCCAGAACCCGGACGTTTACTTCCAGGGCCGTGAAACGGTCAACCAATTCTATGAAGCCACCCCCGCCATCGTGCAGAAGGCCATGGACAGGTTTGCGGACCTCACGGGCCGTTCCTACCATCTGGTGGACTACTCCGGCGCCCCGGACGCAGAACGCGTGATCATCCTGATGGGTTCCGGCGCGGAAGCCGTGGAAGAAACGGTGGAAGCCATGATCGCCCGTGAAAACGCCAAGGTGGGCGTGCTCAAGGTGCGCCTGTTCCGCCCCTTCCCCGCCGCGGAACTGATCAAGGCGCTCCCCGCCACGGTCAGGAAGATCGCCGTGCTGGACCGCACCAAGGAACCCGGCTCCCAGGGCGAACCGCTCCACCAGGACGTCATCCAGGCCCTCTTTGACGCCCAAGGCTCCGGCACGCTCCCCTTCACCAACGGCATGCCCAAGGTGGTAGGCGGCCGCTACGGCCTCTCCTCCAAGGAATTCACTCCTGCCATGGTCAAGGGCGTCTATGACAGCCTGGAACAGGACGCTCCCAAGAACCACTTCACCATCGGCATCAACGACGACGTGCTGGGCACCAGCCTTCCGTATGATGAAGATTACTCCACGGAAGCGGACGACGTGACGCGCGCCATGTTCTTCGGCCTCGGTTCCGACGGTACCGTGGGCGCCAACAAGGACGCCATCAAGATCATCGGCCAGCACACGGACCTGTACGTTCAGGGCTACTTCGTGTACGACTCCAAGAAGGCCGGTTCCTCCACCATCTCCCACCTGCGCTTCGGCCCGCGCCCGATCAAGTCCACGTACCTGATCACCAAGGCGAACTTCCTGGCGCTGCACCAGCCCACGCTGCTGAACCTGTTTGACTTCCTGAAGAACGCCGCCAACGGCGCCACCTTCCTGATGAACAGCCCGCACCCCGCGGACAAGCTGTGGGACACGCTGCCCGCCCGCATGCAGCAGCAGATTCTGGACAAGAACCTCAAGCTTTACACGATTGACGCCTTCTCCGTGGCCCGGAAAACGGGCATGGGCGGCCGCATCAACATGATCATGCAGACCTGCTTCTTCAAGCTGGCCGGCGTGATTCCCGCTGATGAAGCCATCGGCTACATCAAGAAAGCCATCGCCAAGACCTACGCCAAGAAGGGCCAGGAAGTGGTGGACAAGAACATCGCCGCCGTGGACGCCACGCTGGAAAACCTCCACCAGGTGGACACCACCGGCAAGACCATCACCGGCCATGCCATTCCGCCCGTCATGTCCGCTGACGCTCCGGACTACGTCCAGAACGTCCTCGGCAAGATGATGTGCGGCGAAGGGGACAGCATCCCCGTCAGCCAGATGCCCGTGGACGGCACGTTCCCGAACGGCACTTCCCAGTACGAAAAGCGCAACCTGGCCCTGGACCTCCCGGAATGGGATCCCGCCCTCTGCATCCAGTGCGGCAAGTGCACGGCCGTTTGCCCGCACGCCGCCATCCGCAGCAAGTTCTTCTCTCCGGACGCCCTCTCCGGCGCGCCGGAAGGCTTTGAATGCCTGGATGCCAAGCATCCGGACTGGAAGGGTGAAAAATTCGTCATCCAGGTCTCCCCGAACGACTGCACGGGCTGCACGCTCTGCTCCGACGTCTGCCCGGCCAAGAGCAAGACGGACCCCACCCACAAGGCCCTGACCATGGTGCCCACCCTGAAGATTCACGACAAGGAGGAAGCCAACTGGGACTTCTTCATGAGCCTTCCGGACGTGGACCGCACCAAGGTAAGGACGGACAACATCCGCTCCATGCAGGTGCTGCGCCCGCTGTTTGAATTCTCCGGCGCCTGCGCCGGCTGCGGTGAAACCCCGTACGTGAAAATGCTCTCCCAGCTCTTCGGCAACCGGCTGGTGGTCGCCAACGCTACGGGCTGCTCCTCCATCTACGGCGGCAACCTGCCCACCACCCCGTGGTCCCATGACTCCGAAGGGCGCGGACCGGCCTGGTCCAACTCCCTGTTTGAAGACAACGCCGAATTCGGCCTTGGCTTCCGCGTCTCCCTGGACAAGCAGATGGAACACGCCATTGAGCTCCTCCATGAAGCCGCCGGCATCGTGGGCCAGGAACTGGTGGACCAGATCCTGACCAACCCGCAGAAGGATGAGGCGGACATCGCGCAGCAGCGTGAAAACGTCGCCGAACTCAAGAAGAGAATCACTGGCAAGCCGGAATGTGCACGCCTCCTGACCATGGCGGACAAACTCGTCCGCAAGAGCGTCTGGATCCTCGGCGGCGACGGCTGGGCCTACGACATCGGCTACGGCGGCCTGGACCACATCCTGGCCAGCGGCAGGAACGTGAAGGTGCTGGTCATGGATACGGAAGTGTACTCCAACACCGGCGGCCAGTGCTCCAAGTCCACCCCGCGCGCTGCCGTGGCCAAGTTCGCCACGACCGGCAAGCCCGGCGTGAAAAAGGACCTGGGCCTCATGGCCATGACCTACGGGAACGTGTACGTGGCTTCCGTCGCCCTCGGCGCGAAGGACGAACATACGCTGAAAGCCTTTGTGGAAGCGGAAGCCTATGACGGCCCCGCCATCATCATCGCCTACTCCCACTGCATCTCTCACGGCATCAACATGGCCAAGGGCCTGCAGCAGCAGAAGGCATGGGTGGATTCCGGCCGCATCCTGCTCTACCGCTACAATCCGGACCTGGCCCTCCAGGGCAAGAATCCGCTGATCGTGGAAGGCAAGGGACCGAAGGGCGACCTTCGCGACGTGCTTCTCAGCGAAAACCGCTTCAAGCTTCTGGCGAAGACCAACAAGGAAGGATTTGAAAAACTCCTTGAAGAAGCCCAGAAGGACGTCTGGCACCGCTGGAACCTGTACCAGAGCATTGCCAACATGGGCGCCGACAAGTCCGCGGAATAA